From Tautonia plasticadhaerens, the proteins below share one genomic window:
- a CDS encoding metallophosphoesterase — MIARRPFASLAVLLIALPGPSPMTRPARDDPGRFLLLSDIHFDPFFDGTLFHRLAAEPIERWAQILAGSRPAGFNPRGTDSNFALLSAALDDARRRCPDPDFVLYPGDFLAHRWQHRYDALAPRSHLDDPASYRIFTGKVVRFLAAEFRSRYPATPVLPTLGNDDSYCGDYRIEPEGPFLSMFADAWGPLLGPEGGRGSFPETFPTGGYYEMPLPEAAGHRLVVLNSVPFSVNYDNACGDRTQTPALDQLDWLAGALGRAEEAGEDVWLLMHVPPGINAFNSVDPVRRGGPPVSFWQSELTGRFLGLVRKHRGTLRVAFAGHTHMDDFRVLPAGDEPALLCKIAPAISPIFRNNPGYQVYSYDRVSGTLRDYRTAYLTDLDEGGPGPGRWAPEYRFGDAYGLPGPDAASVAELATRMGSDASVREAYSTYYGVSSPPEFTGDQFDIYRCAISNITPGDFLRCLTGSETPGRPPALPDRSRSPRPAGSPAP, encoded by the coding sequence ATGATCGCCCGACGCCCGTTCGCGTCCCTCGCGGTGCTGCTGATCGCCCTGCCGGGCCCCTCCCCGATGACCCGCCCCGCCCGGGACGACCCGGGACGGTTCCTGCTCCTCTCCGACATCCACTTCGACCCGTTCTTCGACGGGACCCTGTTCCATCGCCTGGCGGCCGAGCCGATCGAGCGATGGGCGCAAATTCTGGCCGGATCCCGGCCCGCCGGGTTCAACCCGAGGGGCACCGACAGCAACTTCGCCCTGCTCTCCGCCGCCCTCGACGACGCCCGACGTCGGTGCCCCGACCCCGACTTCGTCCTCTATCCCGGCGACTTCCTCGCCCACCGCTGGCAGCACCGGTACGACGCCCTCGCCCCCCGGTCGCACCTCGACGACCCGGCCTCCTATCGTATCTTCACCGGGAAGGTGGTCCGCTTCCTCGCCGCCGAGTTCCGCTCCCGATACCCGGCCACGCCGGTCCTGCCCACCCTGGGCAACGACGACTCGTATTGCGGCGACTACCGGATCGAGCCCGAGGGCCCCTTCCTGTCGATGTTCGCCGACGCCTGGGGGCCGCTCCTCGGGCCGGAGGGGGGGCGGGGGAGCTTCCCCGAGACGTTCCCGACCGGCGGGTACTACGAGATGCCGCTGCCCGAGGCGGCCGGGCATCGCCTGGTGGTGCTCAACAGCGTCCCCTTCTCGGTGAATTACGACAACGCGTGCGGGGATCGGACGCAGACCCCCGCCCTGGATCAGCTCGACTGGCTTGCCGGGGCACTCGGCCGCGCCGAGGAGGCCGGGGAGGACGTCTGGCTGCTGATGCACGTCCCGCCGGGGATCAACGCCTTCAACTCGGTCGATCCCGTCCGCCGGGGAGGCCCGCCGGTGTCGTTCTGGCAGTCGGAGCTGACGGGCCGGTTCCTGGGGCTCGTCCGGAAGCACCGGGGGACGCTCCGCGTCGCCTTCGCCGGGCACACGCACATGGACGACTTCAGGGTCCTCCCCGCGGGCGACGAGCCCGCCCTGCTCTGCAAGATCGCCCCCGCGATCAGCCCGATCTTCCGCAACAACCCGGGGTATCAGGTTTATTCATACGATCGAGTCTCCGGCACGCTGCGGGACTACCGCACCGCATACCTCACCGACCTGGACGAGGGCGGTCCCGGCCCCGGCCGCTGGGCCCCGGAATACCGGTTCGGGGACGCCTACGGGCTCCCCGGGCCGGATGCGGCCTCGGTCGCCGAGCTGGCGACCCGGATGGGCTCGGACGCGTCGGTCCGGGAGGCGTACTCGACCTATTACGGCGTCTCGTCGCCCCCGGAGTTCACCGGAGACCAGTTCGACATCTACCGATGTGCGATCTCGAACATCACGCCGGGCGACTTCCTCCGCTGCCTCACCGGCTCCGAGACGCCGGGACGCCCCCCCGCCCTGCCCGACCGGTCTCGGTCGCCCCGACCGGCCGGATCGCCCGCGCCCTGA
- a CDS encoding arylsulfatase encodes MRRRPSAAGSLALSLAIAWGSAAPASQGRPPNVVLIVADDLGYAELGCFGQKLIRTPVLNRLASEGMRLTSFYSGSPVCAPSRCTLMTGKHTGHSYIRNNGNPPGRVRDDERGLFPGQNPIPDDEVTLAELFKRLGYATGAIGKWGLGFEGSTGDPNRQGFDRFFGYLCQAHAHNHYPRYLWRDGRQVPLPGNDRGQTGAIHAQEEFSEEALRFVREHRDGPFFLYLPFTIPHVSIQAPEQWIARYRGTLGDDPGWINENPLGYTSHPTPHAGYAAMVSYLDHEIGRLLGEIDALGLGGDTIVFFSSDNGPTHGRVGGADSRYFDSAGPFRGLKGDVYEGGLRVPTIARWPGRIPGGTASDAVGYFPDVMPTLLDLAGAPDLVPEDIDGLSLAPTLLGRPEEQERHEYLYWEFPGYGGQQAVRLGDWKGVRTDLIRRGDAGTELYNLASDPTELHDVSGEHPEILGRIERIMAEAREPSPLFPIPVLDAPDDRQ; translated from the coding sequence ATGAGACGACGACCATCGGCGGCCGGATCGCTCGCCCTGTCGCTGGCGATCGCCTGGGGCTCGGCCGCCCCCGCCTCCCAGGGCCGCCCGCCGAACGTGGTGCTGATCGTGGCCGACGACCTCGGCTACGCCGAACTCGGGTGCTTCGGGCAGAAGCTCATCCGGACGCCGGTCCTAAACCGGCTCGCCTCGGAGGGGATGCGGCTAACCTCCTTCTACAGCGGCAGCCCCGTCTGCGCGCCGTCACGATGCACCCTGATGACCGGCAAGCATACCGGCCATTCGTACATCCGCAACAACGGCAACCCACCAGGCCGGGTACGCGACGACGAACGCGGCCTCTTCCCCGGGCAGAACCCGATCCCGGATGATGAAGTGACGCTCGCCGAACTGTTCAAGCGACTCGGGTACGCCACCGGGGCGATCGGCAAGTGGGGGCTCGGGTTCGAGGGGTCGACCGGCGACCCGAACCGCCAGGGGTTCGACCGCTTCTTCGGCTACCTCTGCCAGGCCCACGCCCACAACCACTACCCCCGATACCTCTGGAGGGACGGCCGGCAAGTGCCCCTGCCCGGCAACGACCGGGGGCAGACCGGGGCCATCCACGCCCAGGAGGAGTTCTCCGAGGAGGCACTCCGGTTCGTCAGGGAGCACCGGGACGGCCCCTTCTTCCTGTACCTGCCGTTCACGATCCCTCACGTCTCGATCCAGGCGCCGGAGCAGTGGATCGCCCGGTATCGCGGGACCCTCGGCGATGACCCGGGATGGATCAATGAGAACCCACTCGGTTACACGTCGCACCCGACGCCGCACGCCGGGTACGCGGCGATGGTCAGCTACCTCGACCACGAGATCGGCCGGCTCCTCGGCGAGATCGACGCGCTCGGCCTGGGGGGCGACACGATCGTCTTCTTCTCCTCGGACAACGGCCCGACGCACGGCCGGGTCGGCGGCGCCGACAGCCGATACTTCGACTCCGCCGGGCCATTCCGGGGGCTCAAGGGGGACGTGTACGAGGGGGGCCTCCGCGTCCCGACCATCGCCCGGTGGCCGGGCCGCATCCCGGGAGGCACCGCCAGCGACGCGGTCGGCTACTTCCCCGACGTGATGCCGACGCTGCTGGACCTGGCCGGTGCTCCGGACCTCGTCCCCGAGGACATCGACGGCCTGAGCCTCGCCCCCACGTTGCTCGGCCGTCCCGAGGAGCAGGAGCGGCACGAGTACCTCTACTGGGAATTCCCCGGCTATGGCGGCCAGCAGGCCGTCCGCCTCGGCGACTGGAAGGGAGTCCGGACCGACCTGATCCGCCGGGGGGACGCGGGCACCGAGCTGTACAACCTCGCCTCCGACCCCACCGAGTTGCACGACGTCTCCGGGGAGCACCCCGAGATCCTCGGCCGGATCGAGCGGATCATGGCCGAGGCCCGGGAGCCGTCTCCCCTCTTCCCGATCCCGGTCCTCGACGCCCCGGACGATCGCCAGTGA